A genomic stretch from Phoenix dactylifera cultivar Barhee BC4 unplaced genomic scaffold, palm_55x_up_171113_PBpolish2nd_filt_p 000824F, whole genome shotgun sequence includes:
- the LOC120107325 gene encoding uncharacterized protein LOC120107325 — protein MEELYEADVMWPDNYDRPMGASNGYTSPKRTRERASSAAPVEIPRARRRQAGESLGEEEGPAELIPPHVLVSRSRTVGKVAFSVCSGQGRTLKGRDLSHVRDSVLRMTGFLEG, from the coding sequence ATGGAAGAGCTTTACGAGGCGGACGTGATGTGGCCGGACAACTACGACCGTCCGATGGGTGCATCCAACGGCTATACGTCGCCCAAGAGGACGAGGGAGAGGGCGTCGTCCGCGGCGCCGGTGGAGATACCGAGGGCGCGGCGGAGGCAGGCGGGGGAGAGcttgggggaggaggagggacctgCGGAGCTGATCCCACCGCACGTTCTGGTGTCCCGCAGCAGGACGGTGGGCAAGGTGGCGTTCTCGGTGTGCTCAGGGCAGGGGCGGACGCTCAAGGGCCGGGATTTGAGCCACGTCCGCGACTCCGTCCTCCGGATGACAGGCTTCCTCGAGGGATAG